In Haliscomenobacter hydrossis DSM 1100, the DNA window AAAGATGATAAGAGGCCAATAAAATCAATATAAATGAGAAAAAGCCCGATTTACAGGCTTTTCCTTATTGGCATTCCAGAGCCGCCCAAGGGACTCGAACCCTCGACCTACGCATTACGAATGCGTTGCTCTACCAGCTGAGCTAGAGCGGCATAATCAAAAATGACCGGAGCGCAAATATAGAACAAAAATAGACTAAGTACCAGCTCACAATTAATTAATGTTATTTGAAGGGCAAATTTCAACCCATACTGCGTTAAAAAGCCTCGCCATAGCCCTGCTATGGCTGCGTTTTTTGCCTTGTCTGGATTGAAATTTCCACCTTCAAATAGACATCATTAATTATGATCTGGTACTTACTTGTCAAGCCATCAAACAGTTTTTATCTGCGCAAATTTTTTGGCGGCGGCGGCAAATTGAATGAAGAATTGCCCGGCGTGCCATCCATCCATCAGGGCGTGGTGTGCTTCGAGTGAAATGGGCATTTGGAGCCCACCGTTTTCAGCAAAATATTTGCCAAATACAATTTTGGGGATACTGTCTTCAAAACCAAATTGGCGGGCGTGTTTGATGCCTGTGAACGCAACCCAAGGCGTGCTGGAATAATGAATCAGGTCATGCCGATGGTTTTCAGGCAATAAAGTTTTGCGGATTTTTTGTTGCGTTATCGCCGTGCGGGCAGCTTCAGCAAAGCTGGGAAAGTCCTCCTGAAAATCAAAATAACAAAAAGAAAAACTGTGGTCTTCGTGGGCAATCGTCGTGCCGATGTGGATCCGGTCGTAGGCACGTACCTCACCATGCACCAAGCGGTAGCGAAACTCGGGAATGGCGTTCACTACCTTGCTTGAGAGGTACAAACAGGCCAGGAAAAAAGACCAGCCATTTTTTTTACACGTCGCGCTTAACGCTGTTACATCCACCGGGGCGGTGACATTAAAAAATGGGTCCTGAAAATTTTTGAAAAAGTGGAAATGTTCACGTCGCGACCACTGCTCGACGTCAATAATTTGGTACATGAAAAACTTGT includes these proteins:
- a CDS encoding chloramphenicol acetyltransferase — protein: MYQIIDVEQWSRREHFHFFKNFQDPFFNVTAPVDVTALSATCKKNGWSFFLACLYLSSKVVNAIPEFRYRLVHGEVRAYDRIHIGTTIAHEDHSFSFCYFDFQEDFPSFAEAARTAITQQKIRKTLLPENHRHDLIHYSSTPWVAFTGIKHARQFGFEDSIPKIVFGKYFAENGGLQMPISLEAHHALMDGWHAGQFFIQFAAAAKKFAQIKTV